A single region of the Acidobacteriota bacterium genome encodes:
- a CDS encoding CRTAC1 family protein, translated as MRASNESDAPGRPARPPVGPRARRARSLAGGLGAFGALAAGLLVGTGCQRAAPATTGPELAPFEIRFEEVTERAGIRFHHERAASWEKLYVETMGAGVGWIDFDHDGLLDAYFVNSGATPNFQPEEPPQPALYRNNGDGTFTDFTERAGLRVGPGFFFFGVAAGDYDDDGYPDLYVSGYRGSLLYHNNGDGTFTDVTTEAGVGNDREWTTAAGWFDYDRDGRLDLLTTGYVQYDIDRNVVCGDPTPERRAYCHPDSFPGISPRLFRNDGDGAFTDVTMRAGLVNPDGKSLAVALADLDDDGWTDIFIANDTQRNFVYFNNGDGTFEDASYFSGAGFSEDGKTEAGMGAGAADIDDDGDIDLYVSHLDAELNRLYVNEGGRLFVDATIVSGLGATNIMNSSFGAQFLDADNDGRRDLLVINGHIMDNIAIYHAGVTYAEVKKLYRNLGRGKFADVSADQPAAFLAPRVGRGLAIGDFDNDGYADFLVNNNGERGQLFRNSGAGGGGWLGVRLVGDASVRDGTGARLELAAGSRISYDQAIGGKSYCSAQDLRILFGLGPASAADRLEIRWPSGGRQRLLNPPTDRYLTVVEGS; from the coding sequence ATGCGGGCGAGTAACGAGAGCGACGCCCCCGGGCGACCGGCGCGGCCGCCGGTGGGGCCTCGCGCCCGGCGAGCTAGGAGCTTAGCTGGGGGTCTCGGCGCCTTCGGCGCCCTCGCCGCCGGCCTGCTCGTCGGGACGGGCTGCCAGCGCGCGGCTCCCGCGACGACCGGGCCGGAGCTCGCCCCGTTCGAGATCCGCTTCGAGGAGGTGACAGAGCGCGCCGGCATCCGCTTCCACCACGAGCGTGCCGCCTCCTGGGAGAAGCTCTACGTCGAGACCATGGGCGCCGGGGTGGGTTGGATCGATTTCGACCACGACGGTCTGCTCGACGCCTATTTCGTCAACAGCGGCGCCACTCCCAACTTCCAGCCCGAGGAGCCGCCCCAGCCGGCGCTCTACCGCAACAATGGCGACGGCACGTTCACCGACTTCACCGAGAGAGCGGGACTCCGGGTCGGTCCCGGCTTCTTCTTCTTCGGCGTCGCCGCCGGCGACTACGACGACGACGGCTATCCCGACCTCTATGTGTCGGGCTATCGAGGGTCGCTGCTCTACCACAACAACGGCGACGGCACCTTCACCGACGTCACGACCGAGGCCGGGGTCGGCAACGACAGGGAGTGGACCACCGCCGCCGGCTGGTTCGACTACGACCGCGACGGTCGGCTCGACCTGTTGACCACCGGCTACGTCCAGTACGACATCGACCGCAACGTCGTCTGCGGCGACCCGACCCCCGAGCGGCGCGCCTACTGCCACCCCGACAGCTTCCCCGGCATCTCGCCCCGGCTCTTCCGCAACGACGGGGACGGCGCCTTCACCGACGTCACAATGCGGGCCGGGCTGGTCAACCCGGACGGCAAGAGCCTGGCGGTGGCGCTCGCCGACCTCGACGACGACGGCTGGACCGACATCTTCATCGCCAACGATACCCAGCGCAACTTCGTCTACTTCAACAACGGCGACGGCACCTTCGAGGACGCCAGCTACTTCTCGGGCGCCGGCTTCAGCGAGGACGGCAAGACCGAGGCCGGAATGGGCGCGGGGGCCGCCGACATCGACGACGACGGCGACATCGACCTCTACGTCAGCCATCTCGACGCCGAGCTCAACCGCCTCTACGTCAACGAGGGCGGCCGACTGTTCGTCGACGCCACGATCGTCTCGGGCCTGGGAGCGACCAACATCATGAACTCGAGCTTCGGGGCGCAGTTCCTCGACGCCGACAACGACGGCCGGCGCGACCTGCTGGTGATCAACGGCCACATCATGGACAACATCGCGATCTACCACGCGGGCGTGACCTACGCCGAGGTCAAGAAGCTCTACCGCAACCTCGGGCGGGGCAAGTTCGCCGACGTCAGCGCCGACCAGCCAGCGGCCTTCCTCGCCCCGAGGGTCGGTCGCGGGCTCGCCATCGGCGACTTCGACAACGACGGATACGCCGACTTCCTGGTCAACAACAACGGCGAGCGGGGTCAGCTGTTCCGCAACTCCGGAGCCGGCGGCGGAGGGTGGCTCGGCGTCCGGCTGGTCGGCGACGCCAGCGTGCGGGACGGCACCGGCGCCCGGCTCGAGCTCGCGGCCGGCTCGCGGATCAGCTACGACCAGGCCATCGGCGGCAAGAGCTACTGCTCGGCGCAGGACCTGCGGATCCTCTTCGGCCTCGGCCCGGCTTCGGCGGCCGACCGCCTCGAGATTCGCTGGCCGAGCGGCGGGCGCCAGCGCCTGCTGAACCCGCCCACCGATCGCTATCTGACCGTGGTGGAGGGTAGCTAG
- a CDS encoding nucleoside hydrolase has product MSARSRTAERSRRQFGSRVARGAVFAALFALLCPPGPAAVAQNEPEGAPLPVIIDTDPGTDDAMAILLALASPELDVKAFTVVPGNVTAEQALENTLNLVSLAGRCDIPIAGGAQRPLAQRLITAEFVHGENGLGDIELEPSSCSADGRFAPDLIIEMVHRMPGEITLVPIGPLTNIALALHKDPGIVPLVKEVVIMGGSITEGNVTAVAEANIYNDPEAAHAVFHAGWKVTMVGLDVTHRTNFGAEHLERLALAEGEVADFAKRVMRFLVYLAAEFGAEGTPMHDPLAIGVAIDPSFVTTRHMRLDVETRGEFTRGQTVGNRYNFVERNEPEGDRLKMTGIDRVEPNAHVAVEVEAERFLSFFLERITGF; this is encoded by the coding sequence ATGTCCGCCCGATCCAGGACCGCAGAGCGCTCACGTCGTCAGTTCGGTTCGCGGGTCGCGCGTGGCGCGGTCTTCGCCGCCCTGTTTGCCTTGCTGTGCCCGCCGGGGCCGGCCGCTGTCGCCCAGAACGAGCCGGAGGGCGCGCCGCTCCCGGTCATCATCGATACCGACCCGGGGACCGACGACGCGATGGCCATCCTGCTGGCGCTCGCATCGCCGGAGCTCGACGTCAAGGCCTTCACCGTCGTCCCGGGCAACGTCACCGCGGAGCAGGCGCTGGAGAACACGCTGAACCTCGTCTCGCTCGCCGGCCGCTGCGACATTCCGATCGCCGGCGGAGCCCAACGACCGCTGGCACAGCGCCTGATCACCGCCGAGTTCGTCCATGGAGAAAACGGTCTCGGCGACATCGAGCTGGAGCCTTCGAGCTGCAGCGCCGACGGCCGATTCGCCCCCGATCTCATCATCGAGATGGTACATCGGATGCCGGGAGAGATCACTCTCGTTCCGATCGGCCCGCTGACCAACATCGCGCTGGCCCTGCACAAGGATCCCGGCATCGTGCCGCTGGTCAAGGAGGTCGTGATCATGGGCGGCTCGATCACCGAAGGCAACGTCACTGCGGTGGCGGAGGCCAACATCTACAACGATCCGGAGGCGGCCCACGCCGTCTTTCACGCCGGTTGGAAGGTGACGATGGTGGGGCTCGACGTCACTCACAGGACCAACTTCGGAGCCGAGCATCTCGAGCGGCTGGCGCTGGCGGAGGGTGAGGTCGCCGATTTCGCCAAGCGGGTGATGCGCTTTCTCGTCTACCTGGCCGCCGAGTTCGGGGCCGAGGGCACGCCGATGCACGACCCGCTGGCGATCGGGGTCGCGATCGATCCGTCCTTCGTGACGACCCGCCATATGCGCCTCGACGTCGAGACCCGGGGCGAGTTCACCCGCGGCCAGACCGTGGGCAACCGCTACAACTTCGTGGAGCGCAACGAGCCCGAGGGCGACCGGCTGAAGATGACCGGCATCGATCGGGTCGAGCCCAACGCTCACGTGGCGGTCGAGGTCGAGGCCGAGCGCTTCTTGTCCTTCTTTCTGGAGCGGATCACCGGCTTCTAG